A DNA window from Trichomycterus rosablanca isolate fTriRos1 chromosome 11, fTriRos1.hap1, whole genome shotgun sequence contains the following coding sequences:
- the mical3a gene encoding protein-methionine sulfoxide oxidase mical3a isoform X12 — translation MGDGGVGAAGEGVNQSHVLFDRFVQATTCKGTLKAFQELCDFLELKPSEYRVFYHKLKSKLNYWRAKALWAKLDKRASHKEYKKGRACANTKCLIIGAGPCGLRTAIELAFLGAKVVLLEKRDAFSRNNVLHLWPFTIQDLRGLGAKKFHGKFCAGSIDHISIRQLQLMLLKMALLLGIEIHVNVEFKGLIEPPEHQENERIGWRAEVHPKTHPVSELEFDVIIGADGRRNTLSGFGRKEFRGKLAIAITANFINRNTTAEAKVEEISGVAFIFNQKFFQDLREATGIDLENIVYYKDDTHYFVMTAKKQSLLEKGVIKHDYMDTEMLLSRSNVDQAALLSYAREAADFSTNHQLPTLDFAINHYGQPDVAMFDFTCMYASENAALVRQRNGHQLLVALVGDSLLEPFWPMGTGIARGFLAAMDSAWMVRRWAQGASALEVLAERESIYRLLPQTTPENVSKNHSHYTVDPTTRYPNINMHLLRPNQVRHLVYTGETREIPVDMENVVNSSTPKLLRNEFLLEKQFQESVARSSKLLNWCQRQTDGYRGVSVNDLTMSWKSGLALCALIHHYRPDLIVFDCLDEKDVEKNNQLGFDVAEKEFGISPIMTGREMSVVVEPDKLSMVVYLTQFYEMFKDTVPPSENHNLSPEEKAALIASTKSPISFLSKLGQSIHITRKRNPKDKKEKELDGLGKRRKTSQPGTSEDEEPPRPVRDERPLLATALMERRVDTTAAANNNKVKSMATQLLAKFEENAPSQSTGLKRQGSLRKEFPQNIGGSDVCFFCRKRVYVMERLSAEGKFFHRTCFKCDYCGTTLRLSSYAFDVEDGKFYCKPHYCYRLSGLAQRKRPAPTTPLPPKESPVPEVPPATVDAPATQPQEERGRSAPEVNGVAEPSVAKRPRGTPERIELENYRLSMQREEELEEVPEETLAEHNLSSVLDKGTDVDVGSSSSESDMEEEGEELEQLAASDLGGVPWKEAVELHAKLKGESDAGSYNKDIEQRGREMEEEDEEEDEEEDEEDEESSDAEGEYCPWERELQSGLWLENLTDEEDTGTFKARNLKIQQTLQPVDPLLSQMVEEKVERSYSSSPQSLLSTQATQPNSCTVPSHKSVRHEAVRAWLDSMSGEPCEVEEDEPEAEAGSLSIDPETELDEDDIPSDAEAEACLQRANEAEPSPMESVKPESPELVFKPESKEGTSASKREIIVDVILSPTPKPVTPVEEVKEMFSPVLVKSPGTRFFPEPFLPDSVRPQTPPSHPPEANALKSPFTAASPIRSQPAPLPDAVTPKFPVQTEPCACSPSGNPLSPICAQTLPCQEPSSPLSADSPVRTQPVPAITSTPLPKSTFDKTTTDPLDLTAKKSDIIEEFWMKSAEIRKSLGLIPLERSKNMENSIVKTPDSTPPKPKTPEGTHDKPVLTGRTVIHRLNITVEGQVISPVEPKSSGSEKKEFSSSSGLGLNCSNTISKTVTSDSLNNSDSTMLTPPSSPPPPPPDEEPATLSRKKPQVSWEKLPTANEKPEIKKSLTKLTTPTSPLQEKPVSIPVADHKTSSPVVMRTKEPNKPKRDEVRKSFAECVDEIPFADDVDETYDDRTPDTSALDRFYTPPTSKVNRDKPSLHLALATENGKPKISEGLASRPVKGPKHFSPEAKEIAEERMREREKSVKSQALKDAMAKQINKMKEAEAGKGAAAKAAWNNSEVAVKNKKRSSSPKSSAVKVLETKKQADAVPERFFTPSLSKSADSSVTSSESSTGGKIKKRSSLFSPRKNRKEKKAKSESRLSGTEETPPKHKSLWKAVFSGYKKDKKKKDDKSCPSTPSSSTTVDSGKKKSSSAAKSSDLHLRRNLSFSEDSDLSCDDVLERSSQKSKADKTYTEEELNDKLTRKVQKAARRQAKQEELKRLHRAQIIQRQLEQVEEKQRQLEERGVAVEKALRGEAGMGKKDDPKLMQEWFKLVQEKNALVRYESELMIFARELELEDRQSRLQQELRERMAIEDHLKTEAELTEEKHILNEMLDVVEQRDSLVAVLEEQRLREKEEDKDLEAVMLSKGFNLNWI, via the exons ATGGGAGATGGAGGAGTTGGTGCAGCAGGAGAGGGGGTCAATCAATCCCATGTGCTCTTTGACCGCTTTGTTCAGGCCACCACCTGTAAGGGCACGCTTAAAGCCTTTCAGGAGCTGTGCGACTTCCTCGAGCTCAAGCCCAGCGAGTATCGAGTCTTCTACCACAAGCTTAAGTCCAAGCTCAACTACTGGAGGGCGAAAGCGCTCTGGGCCAAGCTCGACAAACGTGCCAGCCATAAGGAATACAAGAAAGGAAGAGCCTGTGCTAACACTAAG TGTCTGATCATTGGAGCAGGACCATGTGGGTTGCGCACAGCTATAGAGCTTGCATTTCTGGGAGCCAAGGTGGTACTGTTGGAGAAAAGAGACGCATTCTCCCGCAACAATGTCCTTCATCTGTGGCCCTTTACCATTCAGGATCTGAGGGGACTCGGTGCAAAGAAGTTCCATGGAAAATTCTGTGCAGGCTCCATAGACCACATCA GTATTCGTCAGCTGCAGTTGATGCTGCTGAAAATGGCTCTGCTCCTAGGTATCGAAATTCACGTCAATGTGGAGTTTAAAGGCCTCATCGAACCACCGGAGCACCAAGAAAATGAGA GAATAGGCTGGAGAGCTGAAGTCCATCCCAAAACACACCCTGTCAGTGAGCTGGAGTTTGATGTTATTATCGGGGCAGATGGGAGGAGAAACACATTGTCag ggTTTGGAAGGAAAGAGTTCAGGGGGAAGCTGGCCATCGCCATTACAGCTAACTTCATCAACCGAAACACCACTGCCGAGGCCAAGGTAGAGGAGATCAGTGGGGTGGCCTTTATCTTCAACCAGAAGTTCTTTCAGGACCTAAGAGAAGCCACAG GAATTGATCTGGAAAACATTGTGTACTATAAAGATGACACACACTACTTTGTGATGACTGCCAAGAAGCAGAGCTTACTGGAGAAGGGTGTCATTAAGCAT GATTACATGGACACTGAAATGCTTCTGTCCAGGTCGAACGTGGACCAAGCTGCTTTGCTCTCTTATGCCCGAGAGGCAGCAGATTTCTCCACCAATCATCAGTTACCCACGCTGGACTTTGCCATCAACCATTATGGGCAGCCTGATGTAGCAATGTTCGACTTCACCTGCATGTACGCCTCGGAAAATGCTGCGCTGGTGCGTCAACGCAACGGCCACCAGCTGCTTGTAGCCCTGGTTGGAGACAGTCTTCTGGAG CCGTTTTGGCCAATGGGAACAGGCATTGCGCGAGGTTTCCTGGCAGCCATGGACTCTGCATGGATGGTGCGAAGGTGGGCGCAGGGTGCCTCTGCTCTGGAGGTGCTGGCAGAAAG GGAGAGTATTTACCGTCTGCTCCCTCAAACCACCCCTGAGAATGTGAGTAAGAACCACAGTCACTACACAGTGGATCCTACCACACGCTACCCCAACATCAACATGCACCTGCTCAGGCCCAACCAG GTCCGGCATCTTGTTTACACTGGAGAGACCAGGGAAATTCCTGTCGACATGGAGAATGTGGTGAACTCTTCCACTCCCAAACTCTTGAGGAATG AATTTCTGCTTGAGAAGCAGTTCCAAG AATCGGTGGCACGTTCCAGCAAGCTGCTGAACTGGTGTCAGAGACAGACTGATGGTTACAGAGGGGTCAGCGTAAATGATCTCACTATGTCATGGAAGAGCGGCCTGGCACTATGTGCCCTAATCCACCACTACAGACCAGACCTTAT TGTCTTTGACTGTCTGGATGAGAAGGATGTTGAGAAGAATAATCAGTTGGGGTTTGACGTGGCTGAGAAGGAGTTTGGTATATCTCCCATTATGACTGGAAGGGAGATGTCCGTGGTAGTGGAACCTGATAAGCTGTCCATGGTCGTGTACCTCACCCAGTTCTACGAGATGTTTAAGGACACTGTGCCCCCTAGTG AAAACCACAACCTGAGTCCAGAGGAGAAAGCTGCTCTGATAGCCAGCACTAAATCTCCAATCTCCTTCCTCAGCAAACTAGGCCAGAGCATCCACATCACAAGGAAACGCAACCCAAAG GATAAGAAGGAAAAGGAGCTTGATGGATTGGGGAAGAGAAGAAAGACAAGTCAGCCTGGAACATCCGAGGAT GAGGAGCCACCACGGCCGGTTCGTGATGAGCGACCCTTACTAGCGACAGCGCTAATGGAGCGGAGGGTTGATACCACTGCTGCGGCTAACAACAACAAAGTGAAATCCATGGCCACTCAGCTGCTAGCCAAGTTTGAGGAGAATGCACCATCGCAGTCTACAGGACTTAAACGACAG GGTTCCTTGCGGAAGGAGTTTCCTCAGAACATTGGAGGCAGTGATGTATGTTTCTTCTGCCGGAAGCGTGTGTATGTAATGGAACGGCTAAGTGCGGAGGGCAAGTTCTTCCACCGAACCTGCTTCAAGTGTGACTACTGCGGCACCACACTGCGCCTCTCCTCGTATGCCTTTGACGTAGAGGATG gAAAGTTTTACTGTAAGCCGCACTACTGTTACCGTTTATCCGGGCTAGCTCAGAGGAAGAGACCTGCTCCTACTACACCTCTTCCACCAAAG gaGTCCCCAGTGCCAGAAGTACCTCCAGCCACAGTGGATGCTCCTGCAACTCAGCCCCAGGAGGAGCGTGGGCGCTCAG CTCCAGAGGTTAACGGTGTGGCAGAGCCCAGTGTAGCGAAGCGTCCGAGAGGAACGCCGGAGCGCATTGAGCTGGAGAACTACCGGCTCTCTATGCAGCGTGAGGAGGAGCTGGAGGAGGTTCCGGAAGAGACGCTGGCCGAGCACAACCTAAGCAGTGTGTTGGATAAAGGCACTGATGTGGATGTGGGCTCCAG TAGCTCAGAGTCTGATATGGAGGAAGAGGGTGAGGAGCTGGAGCAGCTGGCAGCCTCTGACCTCGGGGGCGTCCCGTGGAAGGAGGCAGTGGAGCTCCATGCTAAACTAAAGGGTGAAAGTGATGCTGGGTCATACAACAAGGACATAGAGCAAAGAGGCAGAGAGATGGAggaagaggatgaagaggaggatgaggaggaagaCGAGGAAGATGAAGAATCAAGTGATG CAGAAGGGGAGTATTGTCCTTGGGAGAGGGAGCTCCAGTCAGGTCTATGGCTGGAGAACCTCACAGATGAAGAGGATACAGGTACATTTAAAG CCAGGAATCTGAAAATCCAGCAAACCCTGCAGCCTGTTGACCCTTTGCTCTCACAGATGGTGGAGGAAAAGGTGGAGCGCTCATATTCAAGCTCTCCTCAATCCCTCCTCAGCACTCAGGCCACCCAGCCTAATTCCTGCACAG TCCCTTCTCACAAATCGGTGCGGCACGAGGCTGTCAGGGCCTGGCTGGACTCAATGTCTGGAG AGCCCTGTGAGGTAGAGGAGGATGAGCCAGAAGCTGAAGCAGGAAGTCTCAGCATTGACCCCGAAACTGAGCTGGATGAAG ACGACATCCCCTCAGATGCTGAGGCTGAAGCTTGCTTACAGCGGGCCAATGAGGCTGAGCCTTCTCCAATGGAAAGTGTCAAACCAGAGAGCCCTGAGCTAGTCTTCAAACCTG AGTCTAAAGAAGGTACATCTGCTAGTAAAAGAGAAATTATTGTGGATGTCATTCTATCTCCAACACCAAAGCCTGTGACACCTGTTGAGGAG GTCAAAGAGATGTTTTCCCCGGTGCTAGTTAAGTCTCCAGGCACTCGTTTTTTTCCTGAGCCTTTTTTGCCTGATAGTGTCCGTCCACAGACGCCACCCTCACATCCCCCTGAAGCAAATGCTCTTAAGTCCCCTTTTACTGCGGCATCTCCGATTCGGTCCCAACCAGCACCCTTACCAGATGCAGTAACCCCAAAATTCCCTGTCCAGACAGAGCCTTGTGCCTGCTCACCCTCAGGCAACCCCTTATCACCAATCTGTGCTCAGACCTTACCATGCCAAGAGCCTTCCTCCCCCCTATCAGCAGACTCTCCCGTAAGGACTCAGCCAGTCCCGGCTATAACTTCCACTCCTCTGCCGAAATCCACATTTGACAAAACAACAACTGATCCTCTGGATTTAACAGCCAAGAAGTCTGACATCATCGAAGAGTTCTGGATGAAAAGTGCTGAAATAAGAAAGAGTTTGGGGCTTATACCCCTGGAAAGGAGCAAAAATATGGAGAACAGCATTGTTAAAACTCCTGATTCCACACCTCCTAAGCCCAAAACCCCAGAAGGTACACATGACAAGCCGGTCCTGACAGGCAGGACAGTCATCCACAGACTTAATATCACAGTTGAGGGTCAGGTGATCTCTCCTGTGGAACCAAAAAGCAGTGGCTCAGAGAAGAAGGAGTTTAGCAGCAGTTCTGGCCTGGGCTTAAACTGTAGCAACACGATTAGCAAGACAGTTACCAGTGATAGCTTAAACAACTCTGACTCTACAATGCTCACACCTCCATCCagtcctcctccacctccaccaGATGAGGAGCCAGCAACTCTGTCAAGGAAGAAGCCTCAAGTTTCTTGGGAGAAGCTGCCTACAGCAAATGAGaaacctgaaataaaaaaaagtctcaCAAAACTAACGACACCCACTAGTCCACTTCAGGAAAAACCCGTAAGCATTCCAGTTGCTGATCACAAAACCAGCTCACCTGTTGTGATGAGAACAAAGGAGCCCAATAAGCCAAAGCGAGACGAGGTCAGAAAGTCATTTGCAGAGTGTGTCGACGAGATTCCGTTTGCTGACGATGTGGATGAGACGTACGATGATCGCACTCCTGACACAAGTGCCCTGGATAGGTTTTACACGCCGCCTACTAGCAAAGTAAACAGGGACAAGCCATCCCTCCACCTTGCTTTAGCTACGGAGAATGGGAAACCCAAAATTTCTGAAGGTCTGGCATCCAGACCGGTAAAGGGTCCAAAGCACTTTTCTCCTGAAGCCAAGGAGATTGCAGAGGAACGGATGAGGGAAAGGGAGAAATCTGTAAAAAGTCAAGCTTTAAAAGATGCCATGGCTAAGCAGATTAATAAAATGAAGGAGGCCGAGGCAGGCAAGGGGGCTGCAGCCAAAGCGGCCTGGAATAATTCAGAGGTAGCTGTAAAGAACAAAAAGCGATCAAGTTCCCCTAAATCTTCAGCAGTTAAAGTTCTGGAGACCAAAAAACAGGCAGACGCAGTGCCGGAACGTTTCTTTACGCCATCGTTAAGTAAAAGTGCGGACAGTTCGGTTACCTCCTCAGAAAGCTCCACAGGTGGCAAGATTAAAAAACGCAGTTCACTGTTTTCACCACGTAAAAACAGGAAAGAGAAGAAGGCAAAAAGTGAAAGTAGACTTTCAGGAACTGAAGAAACACCTCCCAAACACAAATCCTTGTGGAAGGCCGTGTTCTCCGGGtacaagaaagacaaaaaaaagaaagatgacAAGTCCTGTCCGAGCACGCCCTCTAGCTCGACGACCGTGGACTCAGGAAAGAAAAAATCATCTTCCGCAGCAAAGTCATCAG ATTTGCACCTGAGAAGAAACCTTAGCTTTTCTGAGGACTCAGATCTGTCCTGTGATGATGTCTTGGAAAGATCCTCCCAGAAGTCCAAAGCAGAT